The genomic DNA tttgttgcatttgtctgcgacaccttaaaggccggtccgtgaaaaaaGGCTGGGGACCGCTGCTCCAATGTCTCGGAGGATGACCCACTGATCCTCCACTGTGTGTTCACCTACACAAGCTCagtgatgctgaatcagcacTGATGTAAATACTAAGTGATTAAATGTTGTGATTGTAACATAAGGATGTGCAGATTAGCTTCTTCCTCCCTCTCCACAGTACTTCTGGCTGTTTGTGCTCTCCAGAGGACTCGTGGGCATCGGAGAATCCAGCTACTCCTCCATCTCTCCCACCATCATAGGAGACCTCTTTACTAGTAACACCCGCACCATGATGCTCTCTGTCTTCTACCTGGCCATCCCCCTGGGAAGGTAAGATGCAGACAGGGCCTGGGTTGTTGAAGCTGATGAGCTATTTGGGAGCTGAATGTTTATGAAACGATACCTCAGTGATGACCATGAATGTTTCCATCCTTTTATCCCACCTAGCCCGTTCTTCAGATGTTAAATCCAAAGGAAATACAGAGCTTTCATATAGATAATTTAACTTTTCCTCACATTGGGAAGGTCActcttatgtttgtttgttttttaaattgaacCCTTGCAGTAAAAAAATCTAAGCTTTCATTTGTGTCTGTGAAGCTTACAGCAGGGTTGGAGGGCTTTTTtggagctgtgacatggagataTGTGAGTAGGAGGTATTATTAAGCTCAAGTCTCTAGGCTCTCCAATTCATTTAATCAGATAAAGAAGCACAGGAAGAAATCAAAGAGCCAAGAAATAAAAGACCAATGTACCTGCGATGCTCTCTTTAGAGACGTCCCATTCGCCCGAGCTGTTGCAGGCTATGCTGTTTTCCATCGTTTGCATGCTGGAAGGGGTGCGTACTCTGCAACGCTCTAAACATGAGCGTtatttgacatttctgtcaTTATATCCGGTTTTTAATAGCAGGCTGGAGACAGACGAGCAAAGGGAAGCCTAATCTGCCCTTTGAGTGCTTGTGTTATGACTCGCCAGAATTGTTTGGGTCACTGTAAACTGCCCAGCAACACTGACAATGGAAGGTGAAAGAGGGGGGCCTCGGCGTGGCGCGGTCAAACATCCCATCCACTCTCCCGCTTGTTTGTCTTTACTGATGCTGTGGTGACCATTTTCAGGAAATGACCCCAGGAATTAGACTGGATTTATAGGAAATGGATTCCCCTGCCCTTcatccttttttgtttgttttttcaaaccCGCCTTTTTGAAACCGGCCCCACAGATATGTTTCTGGGTCACGCTGCCGTTTGAGTCGGGTCTGCTTTTCATGGTCAAGTTTTATTGTTGTGTCGAACTTTCCAAACACTCTCTGATAAGATTAGCTGTTAGTCACTCACTGGAAATATCATATGCTGTCTGAGCATGTTTATGCTGCTCTGTTATTTTTGGAAAAGTAGCCGACGACGGCAGACTGTTTCCACCTGCGTGTGTATAAAACCAGTTAAACATGTTTTGTCTCTTTTAGCAGCAAGTACTGATAACAAAGTTGTTGCGCTCAATTGATCATCTCGCTAGTGTTGCAATTTGTTATTCTGATGGGAAACAGCATGTGGGGAGAGACTCTGCACATGCAGATAACTCCGTGTCAGAAATCAGAAAGGCCGACTGGGTTTCTTGACTTTTTCCAGTGAAGAGTTTAAACAAACTGTGAGTAGAAGCTGCACATAGTGTTGCATGCCAGGCTGTGGGCCAATGTGTCACTGCTATCTGGGGCAGATTGTCTGTCTATGGAAGCCATGAGCTCCGTCAATCTTAGCTGTGATTGTGTTTAGTGTCGCGCAAGACTTAAAGGCCTTTACACACCAGACGCATTTATATTGTGTGTTAACATTTTTTAAGATTTAACGCCGTAATTTGCTGCGTTTATTTTTTCAGATCAAGCGCGATTGTTTCGATTTGGGGGACTTTTTGCatgatctgaccaatcagaccacTGCATTTGGAAACAAGTGCGATCGTAGCGTTTGAAGATGCAGCGATAcgaaaatataaagataatcaGATTCCTCTGCGTCCTCACATGTGACTCCATCTCTGCCAATAAGAGCTCAAACTGCCCCCCTGACGTCTGTATGGAAGTGATGGTGGATCAAAGAGGACCTTTTCTTCTTTACAAACATCATTGTCGCTTGATGTCGAGTCCACTGTTGTTGTGTCTTTAGGTTAAATGACAAATTTGCATCTGAAAAATTCAGAATTTTGTGTGTAATGGCCTTAAGTTTAAAGTTAGCCACCGTTTAGTTAGTTTGCTGATTTTAACTCCATTTTTCCAGGTAACGTCTCCGTAATGCAGCGTCATAAACATGTGACAAGCAAATAATCAACTTAATTTAGAGATATGTCTCAGTGATGATACTCAATCCAAGCCATACTTTACAGTCTTCAATTTTAGTGGCAGAGATCAGTGTAGGTCCAAAGTGCTCAAAACCTCTGAAAGTTAATGATTTATGATTCATGTTATTGTCACACTCGTCGGGTTTTTTGTTGACATTTGATGAGTATGGTCATGCTGGATATACTGGTCCTAGCATCAGGGGTGTAACGCAGCATCTTTTCTAACAGTTTAATCATAACTGGAAGTTATGTCATCGCCTACAAGCTCACCAGCTTTGTATTTACTAATCCCCAGGTACTCAGTTATCAATCTGAATCCTTTTTGTCCTTGAAACGCTGATGCCACACTGATCTCAGGGGCTGATTATAGCACAGGGAACCCTGATCTGATCCAGCAACAGTTCCCTCAAACGATTTACTGCAGCGTTCATTCGTTaagcacaaaaaaacatttttttagcaAAATCAGTGAAATTACTGTGAGAGTAAAGCCCGTGGCCAGAAAACAACACTAGCTCTGTGTCCTGTTGCTTCACATTAGTTACTTTGCACCTGCATTTAGTGACTGCTCGCACAAAACAGACCAAACAGATTCCGGTGCTTTGATCACTAACACGTCATTAGTTCCCAAACACTCAACACAGCTATAATCAGACTACAAACAGGATGTGTGTAGTAGTGTGGGCTTCAGCTTAAGTGATGGGAATGACAGTCTCAGCTGACGCATGTCACTGAGTCACTACTGACTGACCACTTAACTAATTACACATAATTCCAGTGATTGTTTGTCGAAGCAGCCAGTGATCAGGGGAAGAAGAGCGATCTGAACAGGTACCATCACCAGGGGATTTGAGCATTTCAGCAACtgcttatacacacacacatatatatatttatatatatatatatatatatatatatgtatatgtaagaGCGCAGTcgtgggaacagctaagatactgcgcaggaccctcaagctcccaggcctctggtagaggacccgagcttgaaggataaaccgcccgcaggggcgagatgggtgtttttttttatatatgtgtatatatacgtatatatacacatatatgtgtatatatatatatatacaggaaTTGTCACACAgagtctgaaagaggaaaaacaacaacaacagttctGTGGGCACAAATGCACTGATGATGGCAGAGACGGTGGAAGAATGGCCACGAGCTGAAAGAAAGGCAACATTACCTCAGATCAATAAAGCAGCTGAGGAGCTGTTCTGTTTAGTAACACAGCAATAGGCTCAATTTACTCGGAAAGACTAGAAAAACCCGGCCTGTGTGCTGAAGTGTTGCAGATTCATAGATGACCGCAGTGTCTCACCTACACACAGCAGGATATCATTTTAAGAATGATTGCTTGATGAGATCGTTGTACTCAAACAACCTTTACAGACGTGCACATCACATCATGACTGTGCTGCAGGGAAAATGATGCCATTATGCTGTTATGTGAAGATGCACCCGGATGTTTCTGTGATCCGGTAAACTTGAGCGGAGCAGGCTCAGAGTAAAATACTGTATATGTTGTGTTTTAATGCATAACCTGTTTGTCCCTCTGCAGCGGGCTGGGCTACATCCTGGGCTCCAGCGCCAAGGAGGCTGCAGGAGACTGGCACTGGGCACTAAGGGTAAGAGCATCACCATCATGTGTGGGGTGGTGGGAGGGGGCACTGGCTCAGACGTTTGGGGAACAGAGGCTCAAATCCTCATTAGCTCAGCCTTCAGCTTCCTGCAGAAGCCTttctaaaaatgtttcaaaaacaTCTTCTTCCATTATGCGTTCAGACCAAAAAAGCATTTGCTGCGGAGGTTCTGATCTGCTTCAAGAGCAGCAGGAAGGAAAGTGGATTTCTAATAAACACCCTGCAGTCGCTGTAAACATTTAACTTTCATTGCATTTTGCTCGTGGAGGCCATTTCTGCTGAACGAGGATAAATGGCAGCtctgggaaaaaacaaaaaaggtgtgTGACGTCTTAATCCTGTGAACAGTGTCTTTTTCACTGCAGGAGATTAAGGTTTGGCCATTGTGGTTGTGTCATGGCTTCTGTTTCACGTTTGGGTGCATCCACAGGTACGAGCAAATGTCAAACAAATGTCTCCTGACGTCACATCATAAAGCAGAGCAACAGAAATGATGTCAGAGCCCGATTAAGCATCTGATGCAAAGATGCTGTTTATAGAGAGCAAGAATCACCTGCAGGAAATGAGCTACAACAGGCGCTACAGGCATTAAACGTCTTTGTAGGGCAGCAATGGAGCGATGAGCAGGGTATGACGCTACAGCTGTGACTAAGTACTGTTGAGCAAATACCCAAGAGGTGCTCTGACGAATTAACCTGGATCTCCTGAGAGAAATCTGTCTGCATCAACCTGCTGACGGGGTATTGAAACAAACGCATTAATAGACtgttttgcgctgcagcagGAGATAGGTGCTCTATTAGGAGCATAAATCACTGTTTCCAAACCACGTTTTTACTGAGACTTGCCAAATGTTTCGAGGTGAACCTCAATAAGGCCGACCGGCCTCAAAGGAGGGGGACCAGTGAGAACCCCAACAGGGCTCCCCCGTGAACCACTAACTTCAGGCCCATCCCTGGAACAAAGTATGACCTCACTCTTCTTATGAACTGACTGGAACACATGAAACTTTCTCGCCATGGAAGAGATTCCTGGACGCGGACAGCTTGCTTGGCAGGAAGTTCATTTCTTCCTCGCTGTGGTggagctttaaaataaaaacaaagagcagGCTGGCTTGTTCCAAAGCAGCCACAATGACATTCCAATAAAACAATCTCAAAGCCAATTAATCACCGGTGTGGCATGCAGGGAAAACAAATAACAAGACATAAAACGGTTTCTTTGCAGCGGTATCCTGCTTTAAGGAAAAAACACTGCAGCGCTTCCGTTTGTTTTTGCCCAGCGTGTTCCAGCTAGCTTCCTGAAAATGTGGATGGGATGAAGGAACAAAGGAGGTCCATAAAGGAGTAGCAGGAGAGGGCAGTAGCTAATTTATTTGATAGCCCACCACCCATACAGGAAGCGTCTAATGGGCCCTGTGGGAGTCGAGGTTAAAGGTCACCGTCCCCCTGTGTTTTAGAATAATTCTGAAGAAacataagtgccaaaaaaacaaatcctGATATTTGTTTCCCTTCAGTGAGACCAGCTCCACCTTGCATTAGGCCGCCTCGCTCTGAGAGCACGTTATAAGATTTTGATGTAGATGGCGGCGCACAGCGGCGCACGGCGGTGTAATCCTCACACTTCTGAGACCGCAGCCACATTATTAACTGCATTATGAGCCACGGCAGACACAGAATTATTCCCCCAGTGAAAAACTCCAAAggacacacagatacacacagatacacacagatacacacatccTCACACGTTTCACAGCAGCACAGTACTTCTGCATATAAATGGGCTTTATGAGCATCAAAATATAACATGATGAATTTCCCCTGACATATGAAATTGGTTTTGCTTTTGTGAGCAATTTGTATTACTCAAACGAACCCCCTCGAACGCATCCCATCCTGCCTTTTGTCTTCGTCACACAGGTACAAAcatgctgccacaccgcccatAAAAGATGATGGTGAATATAGCAGCAGATGGGCACTTTATGAGGTTTTCACCTTGGTGAAAGTTCACAAAGCAtcactcaaaaacaaaaaaagcttttttaggCTCTTGTGTGCTTGTACCCACAGCCAGGCCCAcgcccacacatgcacacacacggtGAAAGTAGACTAAGCTCGGCGTTTCAGGAGGCTTGTATAGGATGTCAGGCGTAACGCAGGAGCCGTCCATTCAGACTGTAAACACAGCGTTCTTTGTCTCCTGTTGTAACTCTTCTATTGCTGTATGTTAACATGATGTGTCCTCACAGGTCTCTCTGaactctgattctgattctcgTTCCTTTAGGTGTCCCCAATTTTAGGCATCACTGCAGGCTTTCTCATCCTGCTCTTTGTCCCTGACCCAAAGAGAGGGAGCGCCGATCAGCTGGGAGGTCGCATCAGGAGCCGCACCTCCTGGTTGTGTGACATGAAAGCGCTCGCCAAGAAGTAAGGCTCACTTTCAGACAACACAGCAGATTTTGGGAAATTGTTTATCAGTTCAGTGTTCAGGGGGATTCATGGATAGATTTAGAGTAAATAGAGCTGCAAGGTCCCAACAGTCCTAAATGATCTCATCCTATATCATCTTGTAACTGGCCCTCAGATCATCCTCTGTCTACAACTGTTTTATCTCAGTTTCCCTACATGTCCACCCTGTCTTTACTTTCCTCTGGTTTGCTGCTCCTCACAGCCAGAGGGCATAAACTTGAGCGGGGCTGTTGTGCTCATACAGAGCCGTGTGCCTGTGATGGCTACCTTAAAAATGGAGACTTTCTCGAGAGCAATCTGGAGCCCGAGCTTTGGGCTCACAGGGATCGCTTGTACGTACGCTGACATCATAAAGGTGTCCAGGATAACAGAACTGGCTGTTTTTAGCTTTGTAAGTGTGAGAACATGCTTCTATCAGTAGGTTTAACTTGTTGGATGGAGAAACAAAAGCATTTCTCACAGAGATTTTATTGGAATAattgaccatttaaaaaaaattcaacgtCTTGCAGTAAATACACACCTATTTATTATataaccatggcaaccatgCCAAGAGTGACACAGGAGCATTCACTGTCCGCCCTCCTGCACGTCTGCTGAACAGCACATGTAACACTGCAGCTGTGTCGTGTTGGACCCGTGGGCTGGGTTTCTTTATAGAGATGTTGGACATTTTTAGCCGTGTGGATTTATTCTTCACTTCGGTGGCTTTGAGCTGCAGCACCAGCTGTTTCAGTGCCCGAACTGTTTAGCATTGGAGCTCCTTTAACTCTGTGCAACCATCAGCTTGCAGTTCTTGTCAGATAAGAAAGAGTCAGCGAgatgttttatattattatcaTCACCATCGCCTGTTTCATTTCctttctgtgtgtctttgttgcCAGTCGGAGCTATGTGTTCTCCTCCTTGGCTTCGGCAGCAGTCTCCTTTGCCACGGGTGCGTTTGGTATATGGATTCCTGGCTACCTGTTTAGAGCCCGGGTGGTGCAGAAGACGGCAGAGGCTTGCACAAAAGAGATTTGCAGTAGCACAGACAGGTGAGAGGTTCACGACTCGACGGAGGGGATGGATTTCTGTTTCCTCGTGAAAGCTTGTAAAGTGTACGACTCCAGGATCAGaggtaaaaagtaaaaatatttgAGTTTCCTGCAAAGGATGCATGAGGAAGAGCATGTGGCACACAGCTGCCCACTGTGACATCCCACTGTGAAGAAGAGAGCAGCTGATTGTAGCTTTTTTTAGCTATTGTCgtttcatgttattttttatAGTGCGCCATTCTTCTGCAACCTTGATCGCAGTGTTTCATGCTTTGAAATTTGCTCGTCTAAATCTGCGTTATTTCCCACAGCATGGTGTTTGGGGCCATCACATGTGTGACGGGGCTGTTAGGCGTGGTCATCGGGGCTCTCACCACACGCCTGTGTCGCCAGAAGACAGAACGAGCCGACCCTCTCGTGTGCGCCGTCAGCATGCTGGGCTCGGCCATCTTCATCTGCCTCATCTTCGTGGTGGCCAAGAAGAGCATCATTGGCGCTTACGTAAGGCTCGTTTCCTGGAACTATCACACAGACTGTGTTGTGCCTGCAGTGGATCAAGTTTAAGTAAAGCAAGAGCTGTGCCAGGTTTGGGGATGTTGAAAAAACATTCTTCATCTTCAAGGACGAGGCGATATTAGTGTGTCAGTTATGATTTGTTCTAGAAGAAAGGCTGAGAATACTCGAGCAGAGAAGCTCCAAGCTGTCAGGGTGGGAGCAGAGCAGTGAATGGGTGGAGCTGATCATTCTGAGCAGTAATCACAGGTGAGCCTGATAGGGCCTCCAGCACTTACTAATCGTAGGCAAACAGCATGGAGCCAGTGGACCTAATTACCTTGTGAAGCAGGAAAGGGTGCTGAACAGTCGCTGTTTTGAAACAATGTATTCTGGCATGTTGGACTTATCAAGCACAGATTTCTCACTCTTATCAGTGACAAAGGAATAGGAAGGGGCTCTCAACAAGTTGGCCTGCAGTGGTAGAAACGTGTAAAAACTTTCCCATGCGTGTAAGGAAACTTAACAAACAGGCTTCCATATCCTAAAAAATGTGACCTCGGCTTTCCCTGGAAAGTCCGGCTTCATATTGGATTTTACAACTGtgagcatttttttaaactgagtgACGATTCGAGTGGCGGTTTACACATTTGATCCTGGTATGAGGATCAAATCCCTCTGAGGTTCTGTCAGgaagaagaaatcaaacatgcagagctcCCCACTGTCGATGAGCAAACAACcaaaagctgatttatttaaGCAACAATATGTGTGCTTTGGATGTTAAGTCACTGGCAAGGATGATGCCTGTTTAGGCAGCGTgatttgaataaaaacacaagtgTAATTTATATGAATTAAATAAGTAGCCCACAGGTAACACTCCACACAGAGTAGGTCCCAAGTGACAGATAATTACTGATGCGAATAATGATTTAGATGTAATGAAGTAAGATTTATTTGAACTTCTTCTAGGTCAAAGGCGCACATTTATCAGGTGTCAGGCAGCAGCATGACTCAGCCAATTAGACTCGAGGAGCAGAAGTATCCATATTAATTACACCATTACAGATCTGTCCAACTCAATTTTATACAGTTGCTCTATTACAGAAATCGGCTTTAGCTTTGCTAATGGACTCATGTGACACCTGGTGTCTCTCCGTGTATCAGTCGCAGATGGTAACAGTACAGGTTGTTCTGGTGAACGCCGTGTCTCGGGTCCAACAACAGAGGTTTGGGTTTTTCACAAGGCAACAAAGATAGCAGTGCTTTAACACTACGAGGTCATAATTTCAAACACATGATGTCACTGCTATTAGCCGGCTTCACTCTACTGTACAATATTAAATCATCTTACAGTACAGCAGGGCGTGTAAGTGATCAGCTCAAGTTTCATGGCAAAGCGCTGACAGATGTGTCATATTATAAGGCGTGACATGGCTGCAGCGGTCGGCGCTGCTCTGTCGAGGCCGTCTGACCTCTCGCAGCTGTTGTCTCGTCAGCGCACGGCCATGCTCTCTCTTCTAAGAGGCAACGTGTCGGTCACGGTGTCTGGTTGGCAGCGTTCAGAGCAGACCTGTCTGCTGTCAGCCTCCCTCTGTGATCTctctgtactgtactgtagGTCTGAAACACCAGCACAAGTTTTATTCCCCAGCAGGAAGCACGCATCAGTCGGCTGTGTGAAACTGTGGTGGACCGATCCCTCGGTGCTGTTTACCAGCAGCCCGTGTGTTCCTGTCTTATTTCAGGTTTTCTCCTCCACCCATATAGATTTAGTATAAAGCTTCAACAACAATTCTTATCATCCGGTGCTGCTGTGTGTTACATGCTCAGCTTAGCCGTACCGCAGCGAAGGCCTGCGTGTCCACTAATAATGACATGGTTTTTAAACCACCACAGCCAAAGcatttttcctgctgtgttcCCACACACGACAGCACCATCGccagccttttctttttttgacctATCACAATCGTGTGAGTGTTAACGatcactttctttctttagGTTTGTATCTTTATTGGAGAGACGCTGCTTTTCCTCAACTGGGCCATAACAGCAGACATCTTAATGGTAAGTATTGAGAACCAGTACTTCTCCTCTGGGTCACTGGAAATTCCAGCGACAAACTTTTACCAATTGGGTCGTCAGATTAGATGCAGTTTTGGAAACGTGCGAGCGGGCCGACAGTTCGGGCGGGGCTGATAATTGCCGCCTCGACTGAGGCTGAGTCATTCCCCGCtggtgaaaacaaacacaggcgAGGTTTTTCTCTGATGTATGTTTTAGTATCTAAAAGTTCAAATCAGCCAAATGAAATTGGATTCCTGCTGAGCTGGGTGTCTGAAGCAGCGCCTGGATTTGGGTTTGTGGTGACGGTGTGGAGACGCACCACTGTGGACACCTCTTACTGAGACTGGCAGGTGTGCCAGAGGTGTCCTCATGACTGCAGGAGCTATTTAAACATGGCAAAGTAACTGTTTTCCAGTTACTTTGTGCAATCTGCTGCATTTTTCAGCCTTTGTttctttatgtgtttttgcagttTGTTGTTATACCCACGCGGAGAGCAACAGCTGTCGCGTTTCAGAGCTTCACCTCTCATCTCCTGGGTGATGCAGGAAGTCCATACCTGATAGGCCTGGTAAGACTCTCCCAACACAACACTGTGTGATGATCTGGGTGTGAAGAGGGAATGTGTTCGAGGTTTAACCAATGTTGTGAATCTAGACAGTACTGCTGCAACACAAACGATGTTCAGCTCTCGCTTTAAGTAGGACGGTGCAAAGTGGAGCTTTGAGCTCACATCTCAGGAGAGCTGTGATTTCACCGCTGCTCTTCAGGCTGTCAGTGGCATTCTCTAGTAAACCTCGTGGCTCCCAGGAAGGGCCTTTGTTACTGTATTCAACTGGTTAGGACATGAAAATGGTTCTCACCGCCACGCTGGGCCTCTCAGGCTCACAAGCAGCCCCCCTGCCCCACATCCCACCCTTCAAACTGCAAGTATACGACCAAAGAATAGCATTTAGGGGGCCCGAGTGAAAGTGCTGCCTGCTATTCAGTCAAGTGTGAAACAGGCTTCACCTCAGACTGTCGAGTAAAATTCTTCACATTTCAACCTGAGATTAAATGATGTTAAACAGTAACTCCACAGAGGCGCACGGTGTGCGCTCTTGGTGAGCGTACACGAAGCGTGAACAAAATCATGGCGAGTAATGTGATGGccatagagcaggggtgggcaatctccgtccacgagggccggtgtccctgcaggttttagatgtgtcctcgaaccaacacagctgatttaaatggctaaattagctcctcaacatgtcctgaagttctccagcggcctggtaacgaactaatcatgtgattcaggtgtgttgacccagggtgagatctaacacctgcaggacaccggccctcgaggactgagattgcccacctcTGCCATAGAGCGTGTTACAATCTATGCACAGACTTGAGTTTATCATAACCGCCGTATCGTTATGTGTTTACATTGTGTTTCATTGCCCTGGCTCACAGCGGCTTAGCTACGTTAACAAAAGCGGTGGAAGTGTTTGATTAGTGAATCAAACTGGCCTGACAGGCTCATGCAGACGCAGGTGTCTGCAGAGCTGCAGGGAGAAGACGGCAGCTTTTTCTTCCTtaaatgaaaatgttgaaataGTGTCTAATCCAGTGTaacaaaagaagcagaaaatgatTTACAAAGTCTGATCAAAGCCAGTCTTTAACAAAATACACTTTCTGTGGTGATTCAGGTTTAAGGGCTGGCACTGCATTGTGCCTGCACATTCAATAAATCAATTATATTGTGTAGATTTGCCACAGAGAGATTTTCCTTTGATAACTGTGCGGCTCATTCTCAATCACATTGATTCCACTGAGTTAAAGGCTCCATCGGCGCTCGAACAAATAGTCTAACCACAGAAACGTAACAGTTCAGATAAGTCGCAACAGGAAAAATGCAGCGTATTGCCGACAGGGAGGATTTGAAGCTTTTCTCTGCTTGAAATCATTGTGCTTTATGTTGGGTAAATAAAACAGGTGGAGTCAGCACTAAAacgtttcagtgttttattttcctgAATTTTAccaagtaaaaaagaaaattaaccaGCAGATTAAATATTAATTGAAATAACAGGTTATTTAGACAGGACCATAGCAGCGCAGCTTTGTTGTCTACTTAATCATGTGGACAGCCGACATGAAACTGAGTAGGTGAGAAACAGCATGAAAAGAGGAGCtggggtggaggtgggttgcaaagcagcttgcagctCCACACAAGGTGTCCCGAGGTTAAAACAGCAGGGAGGAATTGCCGTTTTTGAGCAGACACCTGGATATCTGAAAGAATATCAGCTGAGCTGTCATGTGATGTGCCTTATATCCCTTTTATATAGTCCGATATAAGATTATTACTTAGCGGTTGTTGCCCATGCTCCAAATgtcagtaaacacacacacagctcagtaTTGAAGTCACTAAAGCCTGCATCCAGGCTTCAGGGGTCACAGTTCACCTCTGAGTGACACAGCCTACAGCCGGGGGTTTCTCAGTCCTGCACAAACCCAGGACCGCAGCACAGAGTGCTCCGAGTGCGTCAGCGCTCTGTTGTTGTGCAGTGGTTAGGCACACGAGTGCCATGGCCCTGTCGCCGCACAGGCTGAGTGCAGGCAGATACGCAGTCACCCGCGCACACTGTCAAAAATACTGTGAATGAGCAAAGTGGAGagtcacaagaaaaacagacCAGTGGTTATTGCTTAGCAACCACAGGAGAAAGTGAGCAAGTGAGTCAGTCGTCTCGGTTCACAATTAGGCTTTGACGTGTGCACCGAACAGACACGGAGATCATGCACAACAAACCGCTGCGGCGTTTCCAGTACGCCGTGCCTGCTCCACGTGGGAGCGCCTGCAGATATCGGTGCCCACATGCCGCACACGTACCACTTCCTGtcgtgtaaaaaaaacaaagattccTCTCTATCAGCGCGTACACCAAAAAGAATCCCCCGAGAAGGACATGATGGACTCCTATACTGTAAAGTAGGACACAGCCAGAGGCAGAGTGGGTGGCAGGGGAACGCCAGTGACAATCTCTCAGCAATCTTCCAAGAAATGCTTTCTGGCTCAATAATTAGACATGCGGCTGTTTGCCATGTATTTTTAGTCAAGCTGCACTCTGCAAGTTGCAGACAATTGACTGTACCTGACGAAATGGCCTctgcacgcacacgcacacacacacacacacacacacacacacacacacacggctgcTGGACCTACGAGAGATTAGGTCACACGTTTATTTTCTGCCACCTTTTTCTCCCTTTCTGTAATGGCTCCTTATTAAGCATGCACGTGGC from Oreochromis niloticus isolate F11D_XX linkage group LG10, O_niloticus_UMD_NMBU, whole genome shotgun sequence includes the following:
- the spns2 gene encoding sphingosine-1-phosphate transporter SPNS2 isoform X1 codes for the protein MCVESDGCEIEGCSSSDEVRTLSGSMSPGLKSNPDLHPCRPGQKFRAALLKCRSPAAAAGILSFGNVLNYMDRYTVAGVVLDIQRNYNVSDSRIGLLQTVFICSFMVAAPIFGYLGDRFNRKVILSCGIFFWSIVTLLSSFISKEYFWLFVLSRGLVGIGESSYSSISPTIIGDLFTSNTRTMMLSVFYLAIPLGSGLGYILGSSAKEAAGDWHWALRVSPILGITAGFLILLFVPDPKRGSADQLGGRIRSRTSWLCDMKALAKNRSYVFSSLASAAVSFATGAFGIWIPGYLFRARVVQKTAEACTKEICSSTDSMVFGAITCVTGLLGVVIGALTTRLCRQKTERADPLVCAVSMLGSAIFICLIFVVAKKSIIGAYVCIFIGETLLFLNWAITADILMFVVIPTRRATAVAFQSFTSHLLGDAGSPYLIGLISDALQQKYTTSALWRFLSLGYALMLCPFIIVLGGMFFLATALYFLDDKDKAEAQCNQATQPPSSVKVTSK
- the spns2 gene encoding sphingosine-1-phosphate transporter SPNS2 isoform X2, which encodes MCVESDGCEIEGCSSSDEVRTLSGSMSPGLKSNPDLHPCRPGQKFRAALLKCRSPAAAAGILSFGNVLNYMDRYTVAGVVLDIQRNYNVSDSRIGLLQTVFICSFMVAAPIFGYLGDRFNRKVILSCGIFFWSIVTLLSSFISKEYFWLFVLSRGLVGIGESSYSSISPTIIGDLFTSNTRTMMLSVFYLAIPLGSGLGYILGSSAKEAAGDWHWALRVSPILGITAGFLILLFVPDPKRGSADQLGGRIRSRTSWLCDMKALAKNRSYVFSSLASAAVSFATGAFGIWIPGYLFRARVVQKTAEACTKEICSSTDSMVFGAITCVTGLLGVVIGALTTRLCRQKTERADPLVCAVSMLGSAIFICLIFVVAKKSIIGAYVCIFIGETLLFLNWAITADILMFVVIPTRRATAVAFQSFTSHLLGDAGSPYLIGLISDALQQKYTTSALWRFLSLGYALMLCPFIIVLGGMFFLATALYFLDDKDKAEAQCNQATQPPSSVKV